One Streptomyces sp. R28 DNA window includes the following coding sequences:
- a CDS encoding SUKH-4 family immunity protein: MAHEPTRRFLTEVGFPAVNNFLSLSTHNLAGTGFAEHTWEGTKKFETPVGDGPFYELGTWIGGVLLLDGPTGRVLRQSRKGAVDDDRPGDPLAGSSLAQFSAMVCLQWKYMLAYSTSGGLDGEELIDELRSWLTGIDPTAAATRNWGHVTDTDEFIYL, encoded by the coding sequence CTGGCCCACGAGCCGACCCGTCGTTTCCTCACCGAGGTCGGCTTCCCTGCCGTCAACAACTTCCTCAGCCTCAGCACCCACAATCTCGCGGGCACAGGCTTCGCCGAGCACACCTGGGAAGGCACCAAAAAGTTCGAAACACCCGTGGGAGACGGGCCGTTCTACGAACTGGGCACCTGGATCGGCGGCGTCCTGCTCCTCGACGGCCCCACCGGCCGCGTACTGCGACAGTCGAGGAAGGGCGCGGTCGACGACGACCGGCCCGGTGACCCCCTGGCCGGCTCCTCCCTGGCCCAGTTCAGCGCGATGGTGTGCCTGCAGTGGAAGTACATGCTGGCCTACAGCACGAGCGGCGGCCTCGACGGGGAGGAACTCATCGACGAGCTCAGGTCCTGGCTGACGGGCATCGACCCCACCGCGGCAGCCACCAGAAACTGGGGGCACGTCACGGACACCGACGAATTCATCTACCTGTAG
- a CDS encoding toxin glutamine deamidase domain-containing protein yields the protein MVTTPTNQPQQSAPQTPDSTPNNSNQQNSSDNPRPKETPTPASETRNTNPPGGVTDPTRAEQDALENSVPRDENGDPTRPPNPADGRWVERINGDGRDAPGRNNNCVDVALSTVDTYAGNPTAAASRTPDLDADGNPSDRGEKGGRDRIENTLGARFSDMGNGRDAFNRLENTLRNSGHGSQAVIITQDANGRAHAWNAVNHNGKITYIDAQTGQQSSKPLHSGDNGVFAIPLDSNRQPVPPNRPGATDSNSAGANRSNPRTTPESSADTARRPAAEPAGQPSNGQNADGKDPNDKNNKADSDDKDGQDKKAGLEPHPDDSHPRLDREFGDKKEQQGNLDPDDSQQRVRQTNPVFRLQQGHVDQQLRDWAQNGQLAHVLNVAAGSESDPNASPDRPRTFTSDGLNKALPGFESLNRGEKMLVISTLARLSQSAHEQYGVNSNPMDNGKESEGAAKHKTPGERVRKLMTKLGVPETHTPDLTQRNFAVVELQRDDGTIEYVTDSSFPSRSGVTGLHSERHIADWIDDVNKANEGTGRNYTISALYTEREPCGDKKGGLGSSNCSNLLGERLAGAPVYYSTTYRADPADQQRSELTRELQKQRRAELGLDPRAALPDDEKKKITAQVKKQFPVTANEKARDREMVRHVRKVEALWKGIAPQLK from the coding sequence GTGGTCACGACGCCGACCAACCAGCCCCAGCAGTCCGCCCCACAGACCCCGGACTCCACCCCTAACAACAGCAATCAGCAGAACTCCTCGGACAACCCGAGGCCGAAGGAGACCCCAACCCCGGCTTCGGAAACCCGCAACACCAACCCGCCGGGCGGTGTCACCGACCCCACCCGCGCCGAGCAGGACGCCCTGGAGAACTCGGTCCCCCGAGACGAGAACGGCGACCCGACCCGACCGCCGAACCCGGCGGACGGCCGCTGGGTCGAGCGCATCAACGGCGACGGACGGGATGCCCCCGGCCGCAACAACAACTGTGTCGACGTGGCCCTGTCCACGGTGGACACCTACGCAGGCAACCCCACAGCAGCGGCCAGCCGGACACCCGATCTGGACGCCGACGGCAACCCGTCGGACCGCGGCGAGAAGGGCGGCCGCGACCGCATCGAGAACACGCTGGGTGCCCGCTTCAGCGACATGGGCAACGGGCGCGACGCCTTCAACCGCCTGGAGAACACCCTCCGCAACAGCGGGCACGGCTCACAGGCCGTGATCATCACGCAGGACGCCAATGGGCGGGCGCATGCCTGGAACGCCGTCAACCACAACGGCAAGATCACGTACATCGATGCGCAGACGGGGCAGCAGAGTTCGAAGCCGCTGCACAGTGGGGACAACGGGGTCTTTGCGATTCCGCTGGACTCGAACCGGCAGCCGGTGCCGCCGAACCGGCCCGGTGCCACCGACTCCAACAGCGCTGGTGCCAACCGCAGCAACCCTCGAACCACCCCGGAATCGTCTGCCGACACAGCGCGGAGACCAGCTGCCGAACCGGCCGGGCAGCCATCCAACGGCCAGAATGCAGACGGCAAGGACCCGAACGACAAGAACAACAAGGCCGACAGCGACGACAAGGACGGCCAGGACAAGAAGGCCGGACTCGAACCACACCCCGACGACTCTCACCCACGTCTGGACCGCGAGTTCGGCGACAAAAAGGAGCAACAGGGCAACCTGGACCCGGACGATTCGCAGCAGCGCGTCCGCCAGACCAATCCTGTTTTCCGGCTGCAGCAGGGCCACGTCGACCAACAGCTGCGGGACTGGGCCCAGAACGGTCAGCTCGCTCATGTCCTGAATGTGGCCGCGGGTTCCGAGTCGGACCCCAATGCCTCCCCGGATCGACCGCGTACCTTCACGTCCGATGGATTGAACAAGGCCCTGCCCGGATTCGAGTCCCTGAACCGGGGCGAGAAAATGCTGGTCATCTCCACATTGGCTCGTCTCAGCCAATCGGCTCACGAGCAGTACGGCGTGAACAGCAACCCGATGGACAACGGCAAGGAGTCCGAAGGCGCCGCCAAGCACAAGACCCCCGGCGAGCGCGTGAGAAAGTTGATGACAAAGCTCGGGGTTCCGGAGACACACACACCGGACCTGACTCAACGAAACTTCGCAGTAGTCGAGTTGCAGCGGGACGACGGCACCATCGAATACGTGACGGACTCGTCGTTCCCAAGCCGGTCAGGGGTTACCGGTCTACATTCGGAACGGCACATCGCGGACTGGATCGACGACGTCAACAAGGCCAATGAGGGCACAGGGCGCAACTACACGATCTCCGCCCTGTATACCGAACGCGAGCCGTGTGGTGACAAGAAGGGCGGACTCGGGAGTTCCAACTGCTCGAATCTGCTGGGTGAGCGTCTCGCCGGTGCGCCTGTGTACTACAGCACCACATACCGGGCCGACCCAGCGGATCAGCAGCGATCCGAACTCACCAGGGAACTCCAGAAACAGCGCCGGGCAGAACTCGGGTTGGACCCGAGAGCCGCTCTTCCCGATGACGAAAAGAAAAAGATCACGGCTCAGGTCAAGAAGCAATTCCCAGTTACCGCCAATGAGAAGGCCCGCGATCGAGAGATGGTCAGACATGTCAGGAAGGTCGAAGCGCTCTGGAAGGGGATCGCACCGCAGCTAAAGTAG
- a CDS encoding ATP-binding protein: MTGSTEGYAPHPHIGGRTAALRALTAWRATAPGAPRVVVVTGGSGSGRSRLLTGFLMLCEPGYRKQMPLDEMDPSTVPPELPAPAVPAPEGLTAAQVLWLLADHYELNATSIEGVYAEMAALDEPVTVVVPDVDRAGPVRAAGEPARLVREVLAPLAATETVRLLAEVPRPLAAELAEGLPPGTVQVIDLDEPEWADPEGLVRHAHAALNPEFGAPELPFTVDPAGRLALGAAIGRRAGSPLVVQLAVNCLLMAPEGFDPADERYLPTSVGEALDLHAGRLGADPQTLRLLLAPLALAEADGIPIQLWARLASAVAGRDMSQAIADGMLLAGPFVQPVEQDAEQEAEQEADQAEGEQGDGGRTLLRLLHPALGDEIRAGLPHVAAAQTQLAMALLEAVPEQDWSKADPYVRDHIAGHTLEAGLLPQLLTDPALFVHADPVALRAAVEAVPAEQLGAPARTYLRTAPLLTRTEAPVTLRAALLEATFVEDGLPEYAEAIHQRLGLELPWQTLWSLTLPGVSAVTVGSLPRPDGSATPVAVLVVPAGTPGARPVGAPGEESGSAVLVHGLVQPDHLGDADPEQILRPSEEERAAAPLGLSRGADYLRVWNRADQEVVAALISDTPFTAADLSPDGILLLATERGAKALRIRAAGAGIAS; this comes from the coding sequence ATGACCGGCTCGACCGAGGGCTACGCACCGCACCCCCACATAGGCGGCCGGACAGCCGCACTGCGCGCGCTCACCGCATGGCGTGCGACCGCGCCCGGCGCTCCGCGCGTGGTCGTGGTCACCGGCGGCTCCGGCAGCGGGCGTTCGCGGCTGCTCACCGGATTCCTGATGCTCTGCGAGCCGGGGTACCGCAAGCAGATGCCGCTGGACGAGATGGATCCGTCGACGGTGCCGCCGGAGCTGCCGGCCCCGGCCGTCCCCGCCCCCGAGGGGCTGACCGCGGCCCAGGTCCTGTGGCTGCTGGCCGACCACTACGAGCTGAACGCCACCAGCATCGAGGGCGTGTACGCCGAAATGGCCGCACTCGACGAGCCGGTGACCGTCGTCGTACCGGACGTCGACCGTGCCGGACCGGTCCGCGCGGCGGGCGAACCCGCACGGCTGGTACGGGAGGTGCTCGCCCCGCTGGCCGCCACCGAGACGGTCCGGCTGCTGGCCGAGGTACCGCGTCCCCTGGCCGCCGAGCTGGCCGAGGGTCTGCCGCCCGGCACCGTGCAGGTCATCGATCTCGACGAGCCGGAGTGGGCCGACCCCGAGGGTCTGGTGCGCCACGCGCACGCGGCGCTGAACCCGGAGTTCGGAGCACCCGAGCTGCCGTTCACCGTGGACCCCGCGGGCCGCCTCGCCCTGGGAGCGGCCATCGGCCGCCGGGCCGGGAGTCCGCTGGTCGTCCAACTCGCCGTCAACTGCCTCCTGATGGCACCGGAGGGCTTCGACCCGGCCGACGAGAGGTACCTCCCGACGTCCGTCGGTGAGGCCCTGGACCTGCACGCCGGTCGGCTGGGAGCCGATCCGCAGACGCTGCGGCTGCTGCTGGCACCGCTCGCCCTGGCCGAGGCCGACGGCATACCGATCCAGTTGTGGGCACGGCTGGCGAGTGCGGTGGCCGGACGGGACATGAGCCAGGCCATCGCGGACGGGATGCTGCTCGCCGGGCCCTTCGTGCAGCCCGTGGAGCAGGACGCGGAACAGGAAGCGGAACAGGAAGCGGACCAAGCAGAGGGCGAGCAGGGGGACGGCGGACGGACGTTGCTACGGCTATTGCACCCGGCCCTCGGTGACGAGATCCGCGCCGGTCTGCCCCACGTCGCCGCCGCCCAGACCCAGCTCGCGATGGCCCTGCTGGAGGCCGTGCCGGAGCAGGACTGGAGCAAGGCCGACCCCTATGTGCGCGACCACATCGCCGGCCACACCCTGGAAGCCGGGCTGCTCCCCCAACTCCTCACGGATCCGGCCCTGTTCGTCCACGCCGACCCGGTTGCGCTGCGCGCCGCGGTCGAGGCCGTACCGGCCGAGCAGCTGGGCGCACCGGCCCGTACGTACCTCCGTACGGCGCCCCTGCTGACCCGCACCGAGGCGCCCGTCACGCTGCGTGCCGCCCTGTTGGAGGCCACGTTCGTCGAGGACGGTCTGCCCGAGTACGCAGAGGCGATACACCAGCGGCTCGGGCTGGAACTGCCGTGGCAGACGCTGTGGAGTCTGACTCTGCCCGGCGTCAGCGCTGTGACCGTGGGCAGCCTGCCTCGCCCCGACGGATCTGCCACCCCGGTCGCCGTGCTGGTCGTCCCCGCCGGCACACCTGGCGCACGGCCGGTCGGTGCGCCGGGCGAGGAGTCCGGTTCCGCGGTGCTGGTCCATGGCCTCGTACAGCCTGATCACCTCGGTGACGCCGATCCCGAGCAGATTCTTCGTCCGTCGGAGGAGGAACGTGCCGCCGCCCCGCTGGGCCTGAGCCGCGGCGCCGACTACCTGCGCGTCTGGAACCGGGCGGACCAGGAGGTCGTGGCGGCGCTGATCTCCGACACGCCCTTCACCGCGGCCGACCTGTCCCCCGACGGCATCCTCCTCCTCGCCACCGAGCGCGGGGCGAAGGCCCTCCGCATCCGCGCGGCGGGCGCGGGGATAGCCTCGTAG
- a CDS encoding SUKH-4 family immunity protein: MTDIFGSAAVKRFPQETLPAALSDSDTRAFLSDVGFPCVTGRLLELDTTDLQHTGLHPVAEPFGKPDETDSTYFYLGSWQGARLLLNGRDGRVLQDGWSGIEDELAGSSLAQFVAMVRLYFWWRASWWSIEDTESDLRHWLNLIDPQAYETQGWQRVFEDYNFDDRV, translated from the coding sequence CTGACGGACATCTTCGGATCCGCGGCGGTCAAGCGGTTCCCGCAGGAGACCCTGCCGGCCGCCCTCTCCGACAGCGACACACGCGCCTTCCTCTCCGACGTCGGCTTCCCCTGTGTCACCGGCCGCCTCCTCGAACTCGACACCACCGACCTCCAGCACACGGGCCTGCACCCCGTTGCCGAACCCTTCGGCAAACCCGACGAGACCGACTCCACGTACTTCTACCTCGGCAGCTGGCAAGGCGCGCGACTCCTCCTCAACGGCCGTGACGGGCGTGTGCTGCAGGATGGCTGGTCGGGGATCGAGGACGAGCTGGCCGGAAGCAGTCTCGCCCAGTTCGTCGCAATGGTCCGCCTCTACTTCTGGTGGCGCGCCTCCTGGTGGTCGATCGAGGACACGGAGTCGGACCTACGCCACTGGCTGAACCTCATCGATCCCCAGGCCTACGAAACACAGGGCTGGCAAAGGGTCTTCGAGGACTACAACTTCGACGACCGGGTCTGA
- a CDS encoding DUF397 domain-containing protein, with the protein MTEATEPQNNEVGTQAEDTKARKERERDELYALDISGVEWHCAPGTEKHEERVEIAYLPEGAVAMRSSLDPGTVLRYTEAEWRAFVLGARDGEFDLEPAPHNGGVVAE; encoded by the coding sequence ATGACCGAGGCTACCGAGCCACAGAACAACGAGGTCGGGACTCAGGCCGAGGACACCAAGGCGCGCAAGGAGCGGGAGCGGGACGAGCTGTACGCCCTCGACATCTCCGGGGTCGAGTGGCACTGCGCGCCCGGTACCGAGAAGCACGAGGAGCGCGTCGAGATCGCGTACCTGCCGGAGGGCGCGGTGGCCATGCGGTCGTCCCTGGACCCCGGCACCGTGCTGCGGTACACCGAGGCGGAGTGGCGGGCGTTCGTTCTCGGGGCGCGGGACGGGGAGTTCGATCTGGAGCCGGCTCCGCACAATGGTGGGGTGGTAGCGGAGTAG
- a CDS encoding SUKH-4 family immunity protein, translating to MSPGQALAELLEWSDSGTQRVAELTGPPGSGRTETLLRLSEARGEAVLVDATGLTCEDLIDRVMTAAGFTALPEKRADWGFELEDSPLGGGLVIIVNAHRAGRTRRSTEPERMVHRFTGELAVGGGLKVVIERDLPDVRLAHDHLVVALQPSSSEEAVGHLSDGTDTEALRALALAEVRRAPLPVWTALAQALGSYVGRSLDVATTLEASGELLEVDGDGWVRFRDERHAETLRLTTDAEVVRAVNVELVAWLRDQPAAATTGQYLTQGLAMHAVQAGEFDSVQRSGRLVAHIDQVALIDAAHADDSYVVNGASPAGDAVNLWMCGVDSLPQGEWASWLHLMSTVRGDTETAAQIASSGQPLPWQVRWAHWRPPGALNAAYVRPGPLGDPVIAPEDYLPGRHAVCAPGEWDERYRVWDAETGEELAGPWPEAMPAPGRREPLWLTDMERNVTPDWDDLTVFDTLEPPFVSDQVRVGDLLVVTGLGGIFAVELHDPAVSPRLSKVHGEPLFDDSGFLPALHRGTAQRRGSYDPDLFEPGVVRRLPTGLLPEGVTDAEARRVLTDVGLPAFEGAAIRLEALDEVGLSPLAPGDLSADAVPGAYYKIGTWGAGDLVLHGGTGQVVLFGADDWSSAEDDFDAYFDDEPDDGGGPDDGGEQETSAVLIAGSLAAFIDLLQHYLVARCMLAAAGSRTERVAIRDDLEDALPDLDDADTDATFWTAALRTTD from the coding sequence ATGTCACCCGGACAAGCCCTGGCCGAGCTCCTGGAGTGGTCGGACAGCGGGACCCAGCGAGTGGCCGAGCTGACCGGCCCTCCTGGGTCCGGACGGACAGAGACACTGCTGCGGCTGAGTGAGGCCCGAGGCGAGGCGGTGCTCGTGGATGCCACCGGGCTGACCTGTGAGGACCTCATCGATCGGGTCATGACTGCTGCTGGGTTCACCGCTCTGCCGGAGAAGCGGGCGGACTGGGGATTCGAGCTTGAAGACTCCCCGCTCGGTGGCGGGCTGGTCATCATCGTCAATGCCCACCGTGCGGGCCGTACTCGGCGCTCCACGGAGCCAGAGCGCATGGTGCACCGCTTCACCGGTGAACTGGCCGTTGGCGGCGGTCTCAAGGTCGTGATCGAACGGGATCTGCCGGATGTCCGGTTGGCACACGATCACTTGGTCGTGGCACTGCAACCGAGCAGTTCCGAAGAGGCTGTGGGGCACCTGTCCGACGGCACGGACACCGAAGCGTTGCGTGCACTCGCACTGGCCGAGGTCCGTCGTGCTCCCTTGCCTGTGTGGACCGCCCTCGCCCAGGCGCTGGGGTCCTATGTAGGCCGGTCTCTGGATGTCGCCACAACGCTGGAGGCTTCTGGCGAGCTACTGGAGGTGGACGGCGACGGCTGGGTCCGCTTCCGTGATGAGCGGCACGCCGAAACGCTGCGTCTGACCACCGATGCCGAGGTCGTACGAGCCGTGAATGTGGAGCTGGTCGCATGGCTGCGCGATCAGCCCGCGGCAGCGACGACCGGCCAGTACCTGACACAAGGACTGGCGATGCACGCCGTGCAGGCCGGCGAGTTCGACTCCGTTCAGCGCTCCGGCCGGCTCGTTGCCCATATCGATCAAGTCGCCCTGATCGACGCGGCCCACGCCGACGACTCGTATGTCGTGAACGGTGCGTCCCCGGCCGGGGACGCGGTCAACTTGTGGATGTGCGGCGTCGATTCCCTGCCCCAGGGTGAATGGGCATCGTGGCTGCACCTGATGAGTACGGTGCGTGGCGATACGGAGACCGCGGCCCAGATCGCCTCGTCCGGCCAGCCGCTGCCGTGGCAGGTGCGCTGGGCCCATTGGCGGCCGCCGGGTGCCCTGAACGCCGCGTACGTTCGGCCCGGTCCACTGGGAGACCCGGTCATCGCCCCTGAGGACTACCTCCCTGGCCGGCACGCCGTTTGCGCTCCGGGGGAATGGGACGAGCGATACCGCGTCTGGGACGCCGAAACCGGCGAGGAGCTGGCCGGCCCCTGGCCGGAGGCGATGCCGGCACCGGGGCGGCGCGAGCCGCTCTGGCTCACCGACATGGAACGCAACGTCACACCCGACTGGGACGATCTGACCGTGTTCGACACCCTGGAACCCCCCTTCGTGTCGGATCAGGTGAGGGTCGGCGACCTCCTGGTCGTGACGGGGCTCGGCGGCATTTTCGCGGTCGAGCTCCACGACCCCGCCGTCAGTCCGCGCCTCAGCAAGGTGCACGGGGAGCCGCTCTTCGACGACTCCGGTTTCCTCCCCGCACTGCACCGCGGGACAGCACAGCGCCGAGGCTCGTACGACCCCGACCTCTTCGAACCGGGCGTCGTACGTCGCCTGCCCACCGGCCTGCTGCCCGAGGGGGTGACGGACGCCGAGGCACGCCGCGTTCTCACGGACGTCGGACTGCCCGCCTTCGAAGGCGCCGCAATCCGGCTCGAGGCTCTGGACGAAGTGGGTCTGTCCCCGCTCGCCCCCGGCGACCTGTCGGCAGACGCCGTCCCAGGCGCGTACTACAAGATCGGTACGTGGGGTGCCGGCGACCTGGTCCTGCACGGCGGAACGGGGCAGGTCGTCCTGTTCGGTGCGGACGACTGGAGCAGCGCAGAAGACGACTTCGACGCCTACTTCGACGACGAGCCCGACGACGGCGGAGGGCCCGACGACGGCGGAGAGCAGGAAACCAGCGCCGTGTTGATCGCCGGCAGCCTGGCCGCGTTCATCGACCTGCTCCAGCACTACCTTGTGGCCCGGTGCATGCTGGCCGCGGCGGGGAGCCGTACCGAGCGCGTCGCGATCAGAGACGATCTGGAGGACGCGCTGCCCGACCTCGACGACGCAGACACAGACGCCACTTTCTGGACTGCTGCACTGCGAACCACCGACTGA
- a CDS encoding SUKH-4 family immunity protein, with protein sequence MTSQEQALAIADRWLNPEGSTEPRREVRMQEFDLGWVVWAAPAEPERDPETGARRPPAEIGDACGVVDRRTGELTVWPSVPVDEVVRMYRQKHGGAAQGAGTSDGAARPVTGPGNTAVFTYVDPANGEETTLFRTSAPGLPPAEYQAWGELRRMNVPADNVVAIHTDLRPSLLPGGYTAELLNTFPNAQLSCSQSYGARPEARAEGIAALVEQVETMHRIAGQQAPPRPHRLPVPAQVTPAEPMRDVALGRHLAEVFGEDGVRRYDADDIAGSPLPEAAGATLTWAGLPADLPLFFTADRTDAPPAGGLFTDVATNLRERRSPADEEKIGALSYLVRIGFDGVAVIAVQCRPGTGQPDGLGALWAVDPVTAAARYVNVSVAAFARSLALLAGARQRVRGLDPVAAGAEVAALQEQLAAVDASALSNAETWWSLVVEQMWHGLF encoded by the coding sequence GTGACCAGCCAGGAGCAGGCGCTCGCCATCGCCGACCGTTGGCTCAATCCGGAAGGCTCGACGGAGCCGCGCCGCGAGGTCCGGATGCAGGAGTTCGACCTGGGCTGGGTCGTGTGGGCGGCACCCGCGGAACCCGAACGTGACCCGGAGACCGGAGCGCGGCGGCCGCCCGCCGAGATCGGCGACGCGTGCGGGGTCGTGGACCGTCGTACCGGCGAGCTGACGGTCTGGCCGTCGGTGCCGGTCGACGAGGTCGTCCGGATGTACCGGCAGAAGCACGGCGGCGCGGCCCAGGGCGCGGGCACGTCCGACGGCGCCGCCCGTCCGGTCACCGGCCCCGGCAACACCGCCGTCTTCACGTACGTCGACCCGGCGAACGGCGAGGAGACCACCCTCTTCCGCACCTCCGCCCCGGGTCTGCCCCCCGCCGAGTACCAGGCGTGGGGGGAGCTGCGGCGGATGAACGTACCCGCCGACAATGTCGTGGCCATCCACACCGACCTGCGCCCCAGCCTGCTCCCCGGCGGATACACGGCCGAGCTCCTCAACACCTTCCCCAACGCCCAGCTCTCCTGCTCGCAGTCCTACGGGGCGCGTCCCGAGGCACGTGCGGAGGGCATCGCGGCGTTGGTCGAGCAGGTCGAGACGATGCACCGGATTGCCGGCCAGCAGGCGCCGCCCCGTCCGCACCGCCTTCCGGTTCCCGCGCAAGTGACGCCCGCGGAGCCGATGCGTGACGTGGCGCTCGGACGGCATCTTGCCGAGGTGTTCGGCGAGGACGGCGTACGCCGCTACGACGCCGACGACATCGCGGGCAGCCCGTTGCCCGAGGCTGCCGGGGCGACGCTCACGTGGGCGGGGCTCCCCGCCGACCTGCCGCTCTTCTTCACCGCGGACCGGACCGACGCGCCTCCGGCCGGCGGCCTGTTCACGGACGTCGCCACGAATCTGCGCGAGCGGCGCAGCCCGGCCGACGAGGAGAAGATCGGCGCCCTGTCGTACCTGGTCCGGATCGGCTTCGACGGCGTCGCGGTCATCGCGGTGCAGTGCCGGCCGGGGACAGGGCAGCCGGACGGTCTCGGTGCGCTGTGGGCCGTGGACCCGGTCACCGCCGCGGCTCGGTACGTGAACGTGTCGGTCGCCGCCTTCGCCCGCTCTCTGGCCCTGCTCGCCGGCGCGCGGCAGCGGGTGCGGGGACTGGACCCGGTCGCGGCCGGTGCGGAAGTGGCGGCGCTGCAGGAGCAGTTGGCGGCCGTGGACGCGTCCGCACTGAGCAACGCGGAGACCTGGTGGTCGCTGGTCGTCGAGCAGATGTGGCACGGGCTGTTCTGA